From the Micromonospora lupini genome, one window contains:
- a CDS encoding M28 family peptidase, giving the protein MRGRTLSAGIALTVFTGMTVTLAAQPVTASPSAATTAARPIAASAAALAAPDISVTNVQAHLTQFNSIASSNGGNRRAGSAGYTASVSYVKSKLQAAGYTVSEQTCSSCTYPSNNLIAEWPGGPTDQVVMFGAHLDSVSAGPGINDNASGSATLLENALVLAAQNPTMTKKVRFAWWTDEEQGLNGSRFYVNSLSTTQRGYIKGYYNFDMVGSTNGGYFINRVSSTTAAPLKAYWDSLGLQPEENVEGQGRSDDYYFQQAGIPTSGYAAGASARKTSSQAAKWGGTANSAYDSCYHRSCDTTANVSATVLNRAADGVAYALWQLAVGSGTPTNDFSVAVSPTSRTVAQGASTTATVSTATTSGSAQTVSLSASGAPSGVSVSFSPSSVTSGGSATLTLTASASAATGTVTVTVTGTGSVTRTASLTLTVTGTGGCAGGQVVGNGGFESGSTPWTASSGVITSDSGQPARTGSYKAWLDGYGSTHTDTLSQSVTVPAGCASYTLSFWLHIDTAETTTSTAYDKLTVQVGSTTLATYSNLNAAAGYAQRTFTVAGFAGQTVTLKFTGTEDSSLQTSFVIDDVTLQAS; this is encoded by the coding sequence ATGAGAGGCAGAACGCTGAGCGCGGGAATCGCGCTCACCGTGTTCACCGGGATGACGGTGACGCTGGCCGCCCAGCCGGTGACCGCGTCACCCTCCGCCGCGACGACAGCGGCCCGGCCGATCGCCGCGTCCGCCGCCGCCCTGGCGGCGCCGGACATCTCCGTCACCAACGTCCAGGCGCACCTGACCCAGTTCAACTCCATCGCCAGCAGCAACGGCGGCAACCGGCGGGCCGGATCGGCCGGCTACACCGCCTCGGTCAGCTACGTGAAGAGCAAGCTCCAGGCCGCCGGCTACACCGTCAGCGAGCAGACCTGCTCCAGCTGCACGTACCCCTCGAACAACCTCATCGCCGAGTGGCCCGGCGGCCCGACCGACCAGGTGGTCATGTTCGGCGCCCACCTGGACAGCGTCTCGGCCGGTCCGGGCATCAACGACAACGCCTCCGGCTCGGCCACCCTGCTGGAGAACGCGCTGGTCCTCGCCGCGCAGAACCCGACCATGACGAAGAAGGTCCGGTTCGCCTGGTGGACAGACGAGGAGCAGGGTCTCAACGGCTCCCGGTTCTACGTGAACTCGCTCAGCACCACCCAGCGCGGCTACATCAAGGGCTACTACAACTTCGACATGGTCGGCTCGACGAACGGCGGCTACTTCATCAACCGGGTCAGCTCCACCACGGCGGCGCCGCTGAAGGCGTACTGGGACTCGCTGGGGCTGCAACCGGAGGAGAACGTCGAGGGTCAGGGCCGCTCCGACGACTACTACTTCCAGCAGGCCGGCATCCCCACCTCCGGATACGCCGCGGGCGCGAGCGCCCGTAAGACCAGCAGCCAGGCGGCCAAGTGGGGCGGCACGGCCAACTCCGCCTACGACTCCTGCTACCACCGCTCCTGCGACACCACCGCCAACGTCAGCGCCACAGTGCTGAACCGCGCGGCCGACGGCGTCGCGTACGCGCTGTGGCAGCTCGCCGTGGGCAGTGGCACCCCGACCAACGACTTCTCCGTGGCGGTCAGCCCCACCAGCCGTACCGTCGCGCAGGGCGCCAGCACCACCGCCACCGTCAGCACCGCGACCACCTCGGGCTCGGCACAGACGGTGAGCCTCAGCGCCTCCGGCGCGCCCAGCGGGGTCAGCGTCTCCTTCAGTCCGTCGTCGGTGACGTCCGGCGGGTCGGCCACGCTGACCCTGACCGCGTCGGCAAGCGCGGCGACGGGCACCGTCACCGTCACGGTCACCGGCACCGGGTCGGTGACCCGGACGGCGAGCCTCACCCTCACGGTGACCGGCACCGGCGGCTGCGCCGGCGGCCAGGTGGTCGGCAACGGTGGCTTCGAGAGCGGCAGCACGCCGTGGACAGCGTCCTCCGGCGTGATCACCAGTGACAGTGGCCAGCCGGCCCGGACCGGGTCGTACAAGGCGTGGCTCGACGGGTACGGCAGCACCCACACCGACACCCTGTCCCAGTCGGTGACCGTGCCGGCCGGCTGCGCCAGCTACACGCTGTCGTTCTGGCTGCACATCGACACCGCCGAGACCACCACCTCCACGGCGTACGACAAGCTCACCGTGCAGGTGGGCTCGACCACGCTGGCGACGTACTCGAACCTCAACGCCGCCGCCGGCTACGCCCAGCGCACGTTCACCGTGGCCGGGTTCGCCGGGCAGACGGTGACGCTGAAGTTCACCGGCACCGAGGACTCGTCGTTGCAGACCAGCTTCGTGATCGACGACGTGACGTTGCAGGCGAGCTGA
- a CDS encoding SDR family oxidoreductase has protein sequence MKIAGSTALVTGANRGFGRHLAAELVARGATVYAGARNPDSVDLPGVTPVRLDITDPASVAAAAQLAGDVNLLINNAGIETGTSLLDGDLNLVRLELETHYLGNLSMIRAFAPVIAGNGGGTILNVLSALSWVNFPNVGAYGAAKSAEWAMTNALRIELAERGVRVAGLHVGYMDTDMTAAVTAPKSDPAVIARIGIDGIEADAYEIVTDETSRQVQAGLAGGVAALYPQLP, from the coding sequence ATGAAGATCGCTGGAAGCACCGCCCTCGTCACCGGCGCCAACCGGGGCTTCGGCCGACACCTGGCCGCCGAACTCGTCGCCCGGGGCGCCACGGTCTACGCCGGCGCCCGCAACCCTGACAGCGTCGACCTGCCCGGCGTGACGCCTGTGCGCCTCGACATCACCGACCCCGCCTCGGTGGCCGCCGCCGCGCAGCTGGCCGGCGACGTGAACCTGCTGATCAACAACGCCGGCATCGAGACCGGCACCAGCCTCCTCGACGGCGACCTGAACCTGGTCCGACTGGAGCTGGAGACCCACTACCTCGGCAACCTGTCGATGATCAGGGCGTTCGCCCCGGTCATCGCCGGCAACGGCGGCGGGACGATCCTCAACGTGCTCTCCGCCCTGTCCTGGGTCAACTTCCCGAACGTCGGGGCGTACGGCGCCGCGAAGTCGGCCGAGTGGGCGATGACAAACGCGCTGCGCATCGAGTTGGCCGAGCGGGGAGTCCGGGTCGCCGGCCTGCACGTCGGCTATATGGACACCGACATGACCGCCGCAGTCACCGCACCGAAGTCCGACCCGGCCGTGATCGCCCGGATCGGCATCGACGGCATCGAGGCCGACGCGTACGAGATCGTCACCGACGAGACCAGCCGGCAGGTGCAGGCCGGCCTGGCCGGCGGCGTGGCCGCGCTCTACCCCCAGCTCCCCTGA
- the htpG gene encoding molecular chaperone HtpG has product MSNQAETLEFQAEARQLLQLVVHSIYSNKDVFLRELISNASDALDKLRLATLVDKDLVAETDDLHVAIEVDRDARTLTVRDNGIGMTRDEVVALIGTIAKSGTAELLRQLRESADARASQDLIGQFGVGFYAAFMVADRVTLLTRKAGETGGTRWESTGEGTYSIETVDEAPQGTAVTLHLKPADTEDNLHDYTTEWTVREIVKRYSDFIAWPIRMRVERPGTDGEAATSEVQTLNSMKALWARPRDEVDAAEYNEFYKHVSHDWADPLEVVHMKGEGTFEYEALLFLPSHAPLDLFSPQGRRGVQLYVKRVFIMDDCEALVPTYLRFVKGVVDAHDLSLNISREILQQDRQIQIVRRRLVRKVLTTVKDLKANHPERYRTFWTEFGAVVKEGLIDDADNRDSLLEILSVASTHDQAEPTDLAGYVSRMKDGQSDIWYATGDSRATIENSPHLEAFRAKGHEVLLLTDPVDEVWVERVGEYDGRPLRSIAKGQVDLDTDEEKQQAEAEREQQRQDFAALVEWLGTTLADSVREVRLSSRLTTSPACVVGDAHDLTPTLEKMYRAMGHDVPTAKRILEINPGHPLVTGLRKAHEQGDSSETLTETAELLYGLAVLAEGGELADPARFTRTLADRLARTL; this is encoded by the coding sequence GTGAGCAACCAGGCCGAGACGTTGGAGTTCCAGGCCGAGGCGCGTCAGCTCCTCCAGTTGGTGGTCCACTCGATCTATTCGAACAAGGACGTCTTCCTGCGGGAACTCATCTCGAACGCGTCCGACGCCCTGGACAAACTGCGGCTGGCGACGCTCGTCGACAAGGATCTCGTCGCCGAGACCGACGACCTGCACGTCGCCATCGAGGTCGACCGGGACGCCCGCACGCTTACCGTCCGGGACAACGGCATCGGCATGACCCGCGACGAGGTGGTCGCGCTGATCGGCACGATCGCCAAGTCCGGCACCGCCGAGCTGCTGCGCCAGCTGCGCGAGTCCGCCGACGCCCGCGCCTCGCAGGACCTGATCGGGCAGTTCGGCGTCGGCTTCTACGCCGCGTTCATGGTCGCCGACCGCGTCACCCTGCTGACCCGCAAGGCCGGGGAGACCGGCGGCACCCGTTGGGAGTCCACAGGCGAGGGCACCTACTCGATCGAGACCGTCGACGAGGCGCCGCAGGGCACAGCGGTGACCCTGCACCTCAAGCCGGCCGACACCGAGGACAACCTGCACGACTACACCACCGAGTGGACCGTCCGGGAGATCGTCAAGCGATACTCCGACTTCATCGCGTGGCCGATCCGGATGCGCGTGGAGCGTCCGGGCACCGACGGCGAGGCCGCCACAAGCGAGGTGCAGACCCTCAACTCGATGAAGGCGCTCTGGGCCCGGCCCCGCGACGAGGTCGACGCCGCCGAGTACAACGAGTTCTACAAGCACGTCAGCCACGACTGGGCCGACCCGCTCGAGGTCGTGCACATGAAGGGCGAGGGCACCTTCGAGTACGAGGCGCTGCTGTTCCTGCCCAGCCACGCCCCGCTGGACCTGTTCTCCCCGCAGGGCCGCCGCGGCGTCCAGCTCTACGTCAAGCGCGTGTTCATCATGGACGACTGCGAGGCGCTGGTCCCCACCTACCTGCGCTTCGTCAAGGGCGTCGTCGACGCGCACGACCTGTCGCTGAACATCTCCCGCGAGATCCTCCAGCAGGACCGGCAGATCCAGATCGTCCGTCGCCGCCTGGTCAGGAAGGTCCTCACCACGGTCAAGGACCTCAAGGCCAACCACCCCGAGCGCTACCGCACCTTCTGGACCGAGTTCGGCGCGGTGGTCAAGGAAGGGCTGATCGACGACGCCGACAACCGGGACTCCCTGCTGGAGATCCTGTCGGTGGCGTCCACCCACGACCAGGCGGAGCCCACCGACCTGGCCGGCTACGTCTCACGGATGAAGGACGGCCAGAGCGACATCTGGTACGCCACAGGCGACTCTCGCGCCACCATCGAGAACTCCCCGCACCTGGAGGCGTTCCGGGCCAAGGGCCACGAGGTGCTGTTGCTCACCGACCCGGTCGACGAGGTGTGGGTCGAGCGGGTCGGCGAGTACGACGGCCGGCCGCTGCGCTCGATCGCCAAGGGCCAGGTCGACCTGGACACCGACGAGGAGAAGCAACAGGCCGAGGCCGAGCGCGAGCAGCAGCGGCAGGATTTCGCCGCGCTTGTGGAGTGGCTGGGCACGACCCTCGCCGACAGTGTTCGGGAGGTCCGCCTGTCGTCGCGGTTGACCACCTCACCGGCCTGCGTCGTGGGCGACGCGCACGACCTCACGCCGACGTTGGAGAAGATGTACCGGGCGATGGGGCACGACGTACCCACGGCCAAGCGCATCCTGGAGATCAACCCCGGTCACCCGCTCGTCACCGGGCTGCGCAAGGCACACGAGCAGGGCGACTCCTCCGAAACCCTGACCGAGACCGCCGAGCTGCTGTACGGCCTGGCGGTTCTCGCCGAGGGCGGCGAGTTGGCCGATCCGGCCCGGTTCACCCGTACGCTCGCCGACCGGCTGGCGCGCACCCTGTAA
- a CDS encoding response regulator produces the protein MLRVVLADDQDLFRAGFATILGAEPDIEVVAEAADGANAVRAALEHRPDVVLMDMRMPVLDGVAATRQVCVRTSSRVLALTMFDTDDYLYAALRAGASGFLLKDAPRADLVNAVRVVAAGDALLAPGVTARVIGELHRRGHPDPGRAAAVTALTARETDVLRLIAAGLSNAEIAAHHHLSEHTVKTHVGNLLAKLNLRDRAQAVMVAYESGLVIPGQ, from the coding sequence ATCAGGACCTGTTCCGGGCCGGATTCGCGACGATCCTCGGTGCCGAGCCGGACATCGAGGTGGTCGCCGAGGCCGCCGACGGCGCGAACGCCGTGCGTGCCGCCCTCGAACACCGACCCGACGTCGTGCTGATGGACATGCGGATGCCCGTCCTCGACGGCGTCGCCGCCACCCGGCAGGTCTGCGTCCGTACGTCGAGCCGGGTCCTCGCCCTGACCATGTTCGACACCGACGACTACCTGTACGCGGCGTTGCGCGCCGGGGCCAGCGGCTTCCTGCTCAAGGACGCCCCCCGAGCCGACCTGGTGAACGCCGTCCGCGTGGTCGCCGCCGGCGACGCGTTGCTCGCCCCCGGCGTCACCGCACGCGTGATCGGCGAACTGCACAGGCGCGGTCACCCGGATCCGGGCCGGGCCGCCGCGGTGACCGCGCTGACCGCTCGCGAGACGGACGTGCTGCGCCTGATCGCGGCCGGTCTGTCGAACGCCGAGATCGCCGCCCACCACCACCTGAGCGAGCACACGGTGAAGACGCACGTCGGCAACCTGCTCGCCAAACTGAACCTGCGCGACCGCGCCCAGGCGGTGATGGTCGCCTACGAGTCCGGTCTGGTGATTCCGGGCCAGTGA